The following are from one region of the Nostoc cf. commune SO-36 genome:
- a CDS encoding 2Fe-2S iron-sulfur cluster-binding protein, which yields MPKTYTVEIDHQGKIHTLQVPENETILSVAEAAGLELPSSCNAGVCTTCAGQISEGTVDQTDGMGVSPDLQKQGYVLLCIAKPLSDLKIQTEKEDALYQLQFGKGK from the coding sequence ATGCCCAAAACTTACACCGTAGAAATTGATCACCAAGGCAAAATTCATACCTTGCAAGTTCCTGAAAATGAAACGATCTTATCAGTTGCCGAAGCTGCTGGTTTGGAACTGCCGAGTTCTTGTAATGCAGGTGTTTGCACAACTTGCGCCGGTCAAATAAGCGAGGGAACTGTGGATCAAACTGATGGTATGGGCGTTAGTCCAGATTTGCAAAAGCAAGGTTACGTATTGCTTTGTATTGCCAAACCCCTTTCTGATTTGAAAATTCAGACGGAAAAAGAAGATGCACTTTATCAGTTACAATTTGGCAAAGGCAAATAA